One window of Medicago truncatula cultivar Jemalong A17 chromosome 2, MtrunA17r5.0-ANR, whole genome shotgun sequence genomic DNA carries:
- the LOC112419371 gene encoding protein FAR1-RELATED SEQUENCE 5-like: protein MDESNVLKGHKTFRRLNPNECVHLYEIDESNVPPRQMITNLRKRNINTSTTIKHVYNSCYRYRKSIRGSRNNMQHLLKLLVENEYVYHCRNYHDSDDVGDIFWVRPDGIKLFNTFFTVLVLDSTYKTNKYRLLFLEFVGNTST, encoded by the coding sequence ATGGATGAGTCAAACGTGTTGAAAGGTCATAAAACTTTCAGACGTCTAAACCCAAATGAATGTGTGCACCTTTATGAGATTGATGAGTCAAACGTTCCTCCGAGGCAAATGATTACCAACTTAAGGAAGAGGAACATAAACACTTCAACTACAATCAAGCATGTTTATAATTCTTGTTACAGATATAGGAAATCCATTAGGGGTTCGAGAAATAACATGCAACATCTCTTGAAGTTGTTGGTTGAGAATGAGTATGTGTACCATTGTAGGAATTATCATGATTCCGATGATGTCGGTGACATATTTTGGGTGCGTCCAGATGGTATCAAGTTGTTTAACACGTTCTTTACGGTGCTTGTGTTGGATTCCACATATAAGACCAACAAGTACCGTCTTCTGTTTCTTGAGTTTGTCGGTAACACTTCTACCTAG